One Deinococcus misasensis DSM 22328 genomic window carries:
- a CDS encoding branched-chain amino acid ABC transporter substrate-binding protein translates to MKKIALSVMLVLGLATAANSTDKMSQVDDGGNGGKTLHIAVVGPYSKNDPVAEQIRMATELALEEAKEYISVHFGWHLDTVTIDDEDNIGSVGKVMRQLNNDPRLVGVISASDSDITMALVEQLSKEKIPVISPTATANKLTDRGFLNFNRLTPRESTQGVAVSDFMQKSLSVKKVYVISDKTSSGDDLANAVRNHLTQDKVDVVSFDGVPDKTFFAPTLIKIKNYKPDAIFFGGGAEVGGELLKAIRDADINTPFVGGAGLDTPVFTKLAGKAAVGSYFSTVVGPIEGYAYADDFIKNFKRTYKKEPTGWAILAYDSAKVMIKGIAKAAVTRDTDLGKIPGPNAIMDGIRSLSAQDLATGDVRFNKNGDRSGTTLFIMKVGNNLDATMIRKIGAEQ, encoded by the coding sequence ATGAAAAAAATCGCTCTGAGTGTGATGCTTGTTCTCGGTCTGGCAACAGCCGCCAACTCCACCGACAAAATGTCGCAAGTTGACGATGGCGGCAACGGTGGAAAAACCCTGCACATTGCCGTGGTCGGTCCATATAGCAAAAATGATCCTGTGGCCGAACAAATCCGCATGGCCACCGAACTGGCCCTGGAAGAGGCCAAAGAATACATCAGTGTGCACTTTGGATGGCACCTCGACACCGTCACCATTGATGATGAAGACAACATTGGCAGCGTGGGCAAAGTCATGCGTCAACTGAACAATGATCCCCGTCTGGTGGGTGTGATCAGTGCCTCCGACTCGGACATCACCATGGCTCTGGTGGAACAGCTCTCCAAAGAGAAAATTCCGGTGATCTCACCCACCGCCACCGCCAACAAACTGACGGACCGGGGCTTCTTGAACTTCAACCGCCTCACCCCCAGAGAATCCACCCAGGGCGTGGCCGTCTCCGATTTCATGCAGAAATCCCTGTCGGTCAAGAAAGTCTACGTGATCAGCGACAAAACCAGCTCTGGCGATGACCTTGCCAATGCGGTGCGCAACCACCTGACCCAGGACAAAGTGGATGTGGTCAGCTTCGATGGTGTCCCTGACAAGACTTTCTTTGCACCCACATTGATCAAAATCAAGAACTACAAACCCGATGCCATCTTTTTCGGCGGAGGTGCAGAAGTCGGTGGCGAACTGCTCAAAGCCATCCGTGATGCAGACATCAACACCCCCTTCGTGGGCGGCGCGGGCCTCGATACCCCGGTGTTCACCAAACTGGCAGGCAAAGCCGCTGTGGGCAGTTACTTCAGCACGGTGGTCGGACCCATCGAAGGTTACGCCTACGCAGACGACTTCATCAAGAACTTCAAACGCACCTACAAAAAAGAACCCACCGGTTGGGCCATTCTGGCTTACGATTCCGCCAAAGTCATGATCAAAGGGATTGCCAAAGCTGCAGTGACCCGCGACACCGACCTCGGAAAAATACCCGGTCCCAACGCCATCATGGACGGCATCCGCAGCCTGAGTGCACAGGATCTGGCCACCGGAGACGTGCGCTTCAACAAAAACGGGGACCGCTCTGGCACCACCCTGTTCATCATGAAAGTGGGCAACAACCTGGACGCCACCATGATTCGCAAAATCGGTGCTGAGCAGTAA